GTCAACCACACCATCGGCTGCCCGTAAAGGTCCAAGAAATCCAAAAACTGACGGTGTAAATACTCAATTATACGAAAATGATACCAGAAATGCATCGGTTAGTGCTTTATACACGTCGTTAGCAGTTGATCGTGACGATTCACCAAAACACATTTTGAGAATAGCTATTGAAATCGAGGCTGAAGTATACAAGAGCGAATACCTGAAAGTAAGTGACAGTTATAGAAATAGGTTAAGAAGCTTTACCATGAATCTTCGAAATAAGAAAAACCCAGAATTAAGAGAAAGAATCTTATCGAAACAAATTTTACCTGCTGCGTTCATTAAAATGACCCCTAATGAAATGGCTCCTGAGGCATTGAAAaaggaaattgaaaaattgcaCAAACAAAACTTGTTTGATGCTCAAGGTGCTACTGAAAAGAGAGCAGTGACCGATAGATTCACTTGTGGCAAGTGTAAGCACAAGAAGGTCagttattatcaaatgcAAACCAGATCAGCGGATGAGCCTTTAACTACATTTTGTACTTGTGAAAATTGTGGCAATAGATGGAAGTTTtcataaattattagaattatACATTAGTTTGTCTTGGTGATCTCTTAGTTCCCTTGTCTGTTTCAACACCCAGATTTCTATATAGCTTCTGATTTGTATTATactatattatatatacGATACCTTTAAAAACTAGCGTTTTTAGTCAAGTACGAAAGCAAATCGACCTTAGTAACAATTTGAACtggtttcaattcatcatctGTGATTATAGCATTCGAATTGGTTTCAaagaatttattcaaaGCAGCTAATGGGGTGTCCAACTTGATTGGTTCATAACTTCTCTTAGTGAATCCTGATTTTTTAGTAATGGTGaaagatttttcaaaatcagcCAACTTTCTGAAATCAATGATGATCGAACTGATTGAATTGGTCGTTTGAATCTTTTTAGTGGATAAagatttcaatatcttgGATAAGGTGATCAAACCAACTAATCTTCCAGAGTTATTCAAAACTGGCAATTGATCAAACCCATTGGATTgcaataaatcaaaagtCTTGGCAACTGTGTCAGATAAAGTGACAGTGACAACTGGAGCTTTGCCAGCAACCAAATCCTTGATAGTCTTACCATTCAAGAATTCGTCAGCCTTGTTAGCACCCGGTGAATCTTCAACTTCGAATCCATTGGAGATTAACCATTCGTCATCGGCAAATTTAGACAAGTAAGATCTGATGGAATCTGggaaaacaacaacgacaGTATCGTCTTCAGTCAAGTCTTTAGCTACTTGTAAAGCAGCTTGTAAGGCAGAACCAGAAGAACCACCAACCAAAATACCTTCTTCtctaataattcttctAGCCAATTTAAAAGATTCAGCATCATCTGTTTTGATCCAATCATCAACATATTTTCTGTTCAACACATCTGGAATAAAATCATAACCAATACCTTCAACCAAGTAACCTTCGGTGGAATTATTTAAAGATTCTGGTTCAGCTAAAATAGAACCTTTTGGGTCAGCACCAGTAACATGAATCttagaatttttttctttcaagtATTTGGAAATACCAGTGATGGTACCACCAGTACCAGCACCAGCAACCAAGTGAGTAATTTTACCTTCAGTTTGTTCCCAAATTTCATAACCAGTACCATAATAATGAGCATCTGGGTTGGCTGGGTTACCATATTGGTCCAAAATAATAGAGTTTggtatttctttttccaattttttagCAACACCAATATGAGATTCTGGAGAGTCCCATGCAGCTTCAGTTGGAGTTCTAATGATTTCAGCACCTAAGGCTTTCAAAACAGAAACTTTTTCGTTTGACATTTTTTCTGGTAAGGTAATGATGGTTCTGTATCCACGAACGGCACCAACCAAAGCCAAACCAATACCAGTATTACCTGAGGTTGGTTCAATCAAAGTATAGCCTGGTTTGATTTTACCTTGTTTTTCGGCTTCCAATACCATATTTTTGGCAATTCTATCTTTAATTGATCCTCCGGCATTGAATAATTCAACTTTGGCATAGACCTTGGCTTTAATTCCCAACGATTGTGGaattttgttcaatttgaCTAATGGAGTATTACCAATAAGTTCTAAAATATCTTCTTTTAAGGCTGGTGGTTTGTTTGTAGATGTCATTGGCTGTCTATTGTTTAACGAAAGATATAGAGATGTGGTGGTTTTATtgggtttcttttttttttcttactttttttttcaagttttttgAGTTTGATGGGtgtaattgtttttgtttagtGTTTTAGTTAGTTGGTAAGATGCATCTCGTTTTTGTTTGTCTGCTGAAACTGATcagtgtgtgtgtgttgtgtggctttttttcttggtgtatttGCACAATTCACGCGACACTTTAAAAACTCACCATTCCCCGTCTTATACCGAGAGAAGTGTTCTGTATTAATGCTAAAATACATTCTCACCTCTTCTTTATTTACAAACTGATGATCTTACATTTAATCACATCAGGATCTTCACCAGGAATACCTTTTgtaaaatcaaatacaGAGAAAACCCCTTTTCTGTCTAAAGCAAACACTTTACCTCCATCAGCACTGAAAACCACAGACGCAGATTCACTAAACCTTTCAGCATTAGCAACATCTCCTAATTGAACAACgattttcttatttttcGAATCAGTCGAGcttattcttcttcctgGATAAAAGTTTGCACTGGCGACTAAAAATAGTTTCCCATCTTTATCAAGGAAAACAATGCCATCACCACGAGGAGATACGGCAATTCTATGTATGAGCGAtccaatttcattaattctCATAAATGTTTCAGCTGATTCCACACTGGAGTATTTTTCACTTTCATCAGCGCTGTTTAAACTTTtcatatcattattattaaccacatttttggttgaatcaatttgacTTCCTTCCAATTTTATTACCAAAGGAGGTCTGCTTCTTAAAGAGCATGATGTGACAATAATCAAGTTCGAATTCATTGTGCCAAATTTAACATCAGTTATGCCTTCTTTAGATAACATCAAATCGTTTTCAGCTTCTGCTCTTTCTTCATAAATGGCACCAGCCAGgttttcatcatcaaaatcagaTTTAAATCGTCGATTTGACTTGTAGACGATCTCTGACCACACCAAACGCGGTTTCCGataattatcattttgGCGATTATTGGTTAATctaataatcaaataacGTGTTTCCCAACTAGTTGCAATAATCAAATGGGTAGACGATGCATTGAAATTCATGATTTTTATTGGGTCTCGATAAGGAATAGTTATTGTCAACGGATCGACAGATTCAAGGGATCCATACTCCAGCATCATCAACCTATGAAGTATAACAAATGGTTGTTCCTTCCCCGATATCCTTTCCTTGGCAGTAATACCACAAGCAACTAAAGAATCGTTTGGTGCAATAGAAATGCATCTAATGGGGAAATTAGTAACGAAAGTGTACATTGGTTGACCAAATTTATATGGAGACATTTTATTCAAGTTGAATATACGCATCACTCCTTTTGTACCAGAAATCACCAAATAATTCCTCGTCAATTTACAGTACATTTGGTCCCATGAACTCAATCTCTTTTTAATATCTAAATCATTAGTACAATTGGTATTATCCTTCGCACCAAAATCGTTTCTCACTATGATTTCTTTGGGCTCGTCACTGTCGCTCTCGGGCAAGGATAGACTATTTAGATTTTCCCCGTATTCTCCAGTCAGTTTACCACAGCATATTAGCTGAGGTTTAATCAGTAAGTTTCCAGTATCTCCCATCGGCACAATATATTCATACACTTCCCATCGTTTATTGCTAATGAGAACAAAACGGGTGATTTCCATACTTGAGTTGTAATCAAGATACGAATGAATCGAAGTACTAGTGGCTCTCTTGATAGAATAATTAGACAGTTTAAAGGGAACTATTGAAGAtagattcaattttagTTGTTGTGTCGGAAATGTGGATAACTTACGATGGAATGGGAAGCATTTtgcaaaattgaattctttattttcacTTAAACTCTCAAGGAGgttcttttcaaaactaGATGGAATAATATTGTTATCAGTAGAGTTGTTAAAATCAGTTTCTGTATTAGTTCTTGCTATGCCTGAAATTGCAGGTTCTACAAATGCTCTATGATTTTGCGGGGAAATTGAAGTAGAATTCATCAGAACTGAGGATGGGTAGGACCTAGTCAAATCAACATTTGCCTTTTTGCTTGATATATCTATTGGTAGTGTCTTTGATATGTCAGAATAATTCAGCTGCTGTTTTTGTAACATGTTTTGAATTGGTACTTGGTTGTCCTTCATTTGttgcagttgttgttgataagaATGAGGGACTTCTTTCAGATCTGTTCTCTCGAATTGTTCCTCTTTGGCAAACTTATAGAATAGACTTAACAAACTCATTGGTTCAGTATTCCCAGCTGTTTCATCTCCTGTTTTAGgtttataattttcatCCAGTATGGCCTTGATACTTTTCTTGGAGGAAGATGGACGTCGTCTTTCCAAAGATGTTTGTGATTgctgatttgaaattatattgTAAAGATCACGTAAAGGTTTTACGGGTgctaaaattgaaacattttGTAGTTGACAAGTGGGACAAATTCTGGCAATATTGAGTTCATTGAAAGTTGATTCTGAGGTTAGACATCCACATGATAGAACGGAAATATCCAGAATCACGCTACCATTATAGCCAGGGATTCGAAGCAAGTCCTCAAGACTTGAAAACTTCTCCATAataccaaaaataaaaaaaaaagaaaataaccCGTTGAATCGCACACTATATGTATGCTATATTTCAATCACTGAGGTTTGGGTTTATTATTgtctgttttttttattttcactTTTCTCAGATCTTGAGATAaggagtttttttttttcctcttcTACCTTACATTGAGATCTAAAGATCTGGTTGTTAATTTTTAGAGAGACAACAAACGTACAATTAACATTATTGGACCTGAATGACACAACATACCTTGATTTGTTATATACACCTAAATTAAACACTAACTAAATCTGAACGACAAACTTTCATACACCAACTCAAATGAATCCACCAAAACAACCTGAATCAATCTCTTGAGTTTTCATCATCTCTTTCATTTACATTGATACTATTGCCGTTATAAGTATCTACCTTATGGGTTTTTTCCTTATTACTAGATGTTTCCATCGAATCGCCATGTACAGTTGGCATTTTCCTTAAAGATCGAGAACCCGGTGTTGTTGGACGACTGTTGATATTAGAAGCTGTGGAATACGCTTGTTGGGAATGTTGATTGAAATGCGATTCAATAGGTATAGGTGGTGAATGTGGCCTCATGACATCTCCGCTAGTCTCATCAACGTTAGGTTCaatattcaacaacaaggaTGAAGCAGATGTGCTCTCAAACATCAACAGTCCTGGATGACCAGCAATTGGAGGTCGATGAATGTTAATTGATTGGTCATCCTCACTAGACTGCAAATTATCAGCATCACGGTGATCGTATCGAGGAGAACTATCACGATGTTCTTGGTTATGTGGAGCATTAATGCCATAGGagaaaactgaaaaaattgTAGTACCTAAGCTGAATAAAACATTTAACAAGCTACGGAAAATACCTGTTTTTCCGACGTCATTGTCTGGTTTGTCTGAGTCCACCTCATTATACGTAggtttcaaaattaaagCTGATCTAGGTGTTAAATCCAAGTTGGCCAAAGTGTTGGATTCTTGCTCTTCCAGATAAGTAACACGAGGTAATGCAGGACGATGGAAAGCGTATCCTGTTGGATATGGATAAGCTGTAGTAGCAAAAGACGGCATACTTTTCGCAGGTGGAATGATTTCAACCTCAGAATCTAACCATTTTCTTACATCAATTAACGTGTCCTGGGATTTGAATTCACATTTCATTGTACTTCCGTCAAATAGTTTAATGGATAAAACACATGAATTAGTTGAGGATGTCGAAGTTTTTCTACTTGATGGAGAGTGGACAGATAGTTTTGATTCTACGTTTGCATTTTCTTGCTCTTTAagttttctttccttttgaTCTGCCTCTAATAAAGCCCtcaatcttttcttttcttcaatcCTTTCCTGTCTCATTCTGGCCACCTTCTCCTGATATTTCCGTACCGATTTATCATGATCTGAACTGGACTGAGAATTGTTGCGAGCCAGATTTTCAATGACAACGttattttcattacttATGTTCTCACGTGTAGACACATTATCACTGGATTTCACTTTCTTTGTTaattttccaattattttgataaactCCTCCTTTGTCGTGTCGTTGGAAATCACTGCCTCGATCTTCCCCTCATTCACAATATAAAAACTAGGAACTATCAAATCTTTGAATAGCTGACTGAAATATCCAAATTCAACGGTATTTTGGGTTAACTTCAACAAAATGaagtttgattttattattgcGGTTGTTTGGTCATCAATAAACTTGGGTAAAAAGGTGTCCGTGTTTTCCGTATAAGTTGAAGTGACTagataaacaaaaagtgCTTTTTGTTCACTTATCGTAGAAGATACTGCTTGCTCAACTGATGTGGTAAATGAGCGATGTATATTATCTGACATTTGATGAGAAATACTAGACTGACAAAACAGACAAAGACCTATTAGATATtaaagaagatgaaaatcTTTGATGGGAAAGAAAATCTGTGAACCCGTTTGtagattttatttttggatatttttttttgtgtgtgaGTGTGACTTACATCCGTGTGCGGTGAAAGAGATAAAATTTATCTATTGTGTGTGTGAGGTGAAATTATGATCGTTAAGGTTTTCTTaattgctttttttttctgtaaTATTCTTTAACCCGGTGTGATGATTTATTGCCAACAAATGTGTGATTGTTacccaaatttttttacaacTAAACAACTTTAACAGGTTTGACTAGCATCTATTTCAATTCCAACACATTCTACAAATGTCTAAACAATGATCGTTGCGCtaacaatcaaatcagGCTAATTCACAAAACTAGACACATATGAATACGAAGCTCactattttttatttttcttctttttcgttTTATCCTCAAAATTAATATACGACACAGGAACTCCTTTCTCTTTTAATATGtctataatcaatttaccATGAGGACCTTGTACTTGaacatcattatcaacaattgtaGAAGAACCGGAACATTTATTTCTCAATTCTTTAGCTAAAGTTTCGGtcttgatttcaaatttttcataattgGAAACTCTAGTAACGACTTTTCTTCCAATCTTTAGTTCTgtaacaatttcaatctTTGGTGGTGTCCCCTTATAAACCACAGAGTTgttaatttgataatatgGAGAAAATTTGGTAAGAAAGTGTTTCAACAACTGATCACGAGGCATTTCAGTTTTTGTACCCAATTCTGCATCTGGTTTAATAAGTTTGGGATCATCAGCAACCAAtgaaaatttcttgatataAGACTCTAACAACGATTTTGCAGCGGCTGCAGTAAAATACTCATCATATTCAGCatccaatttattgaaaaataaacgAAGATTTTTCGTTGGCTTGTAAAGTGGAATAACCTTTAGGGTGTTCGGGGATGCATTAGATGTAGATGTAGGTTTAGATTTTGTTTTCGGGGTTGCATTCGACTCACTAGTAGTGATATTTAGTTGAATTATGGATAATTCTTCGTCCTTACCTTTCACTTTAATATAGTTAAGTTTGGCCATTTCctttaaaaatttggaagCCTTTTTCCAAGACGTTTTCTTCATAGTAATACTAGATGGTACATTTTTGTTAACATATGACATAAATGTAGATGCAGGTGTGGgtaattcaatattattcactgactttattgatttaataaacaaattatcaatttcctCTGTAGTCAATTCAGGAAGTTCATGTTTCTGTTCTTTGGCGGGTTTGGGTTCTGGTACCGTTTCGTTAGATTGCTCTTTGACAGTATCTGACACTGGAATTGttaattctttcttctcCAATAATGTATCATCTAAATGGTGAATGATTTCCACTGCAACACCTGATCTACCCACCACTGAATCAAACTGTGTCATGTTCAATTTACAATGACCAATGGCAGTGACTTTTTGGGGATTGTCGTGACTTACAATCCCCACAATCGCACCCTTGACTGCTCGCTTATCAAATGGAGGAACTGTTCCTGGTAACATGAGGTCGGCTCCCTTAGCTAATACTCCGAGAACATGTGGATGTGTGGCAATTGTTGGCAAAATAGTTGGATACTTCATTAACGTGAATATAGTAGGATATATATCCGAGTCTCGGGTATGGAACCAAACAGGGACTTCATTCtcatcaaaataaattgaccCGGAAACTTTTTCAAAGGATACAAAACTGGCCTTTTTGATTGTCGATGGAAGTATTTTTTCAGTTTCCTCCTTAGTTAGTTCTTCAAGAGGCAAAGAATACGCATCTGCAATACATGACAATAgcctttttctttcagAAGTTTTGATATTTGAAGATGGTTTGATTTGGGCTGGTTTTTTAAACATGACAGGAATGTGTTTTTAGTAGGAATAGAGGCAAAAGAAGAGTACCACTTGAAGATTGCGTTGGActgcatttttttttgtcagaTTTTGACAGAATCGCAACTTTATTGCCAAAACGAAAAACCCTTCACAATTGATGAAAGTGCTGGAATATGATTAGCAAAAGTAATTCAACTTCTCCAAAGTTTATCtgttaatttttcatcaccTGATTCAAGTTGAACTAATTGCTATaaaaaccaaagaaatAGAGAAGGAAAATAAATCGTACTTATAGCATTTTTAAATTAGAAATGCAAAATTCTATTTATGAAGCAGATTTTTAATTAGTTGGCCTCATCAAAGAACACTTTGtccaaattcaatttaaagAATACAATACTATCGAGCACCTGAAAAGTGGAAATATCTTTGGAAGCACTTAATTGAGATAAGTTCTGTAATACGTATTCTATGAAATTTAACTAATTGAAACACTAAAAACTTTGCATCCCAGAAACgcatcaaaaaaaaatcaaaaaataccaagcaatgaaaatttcatcCAGTCTCATCTCACTGATTAATAAACCCACCAGGATAGTTCCGTTGATGTCAGTTAGCAAGAAAATCAAGTTAGACAATATGGCTAAAATTTGTACTCATTCAGGTTCATTTCATGCCGATGAATCCCTTGctgtttatttattaaaattattaccTAAATATTCTCAAGCCGAATTAGTCCGTTCAAGAAACCCAGAAGATTGGGAATCTAgtgatattgttgttgatgtcaGTGGTAAATACGATGGtgtcaaatattttgatcATCATCAACGTGAATTTGATACTACGTTCAACGAAAACTACACAACCAAATTATCCTCTGCTGGGTTGGTGTATAAACATTTTGGTAAAGAAATAATCAAAGgagttttgaaattggaaGATGGCAAtccaaatattgaattgttgTACGACAAAATATATAAggaatttgttgaaagttTGGATGCTAATGATAACGGTATCAGCAATTACCCTAAAGATATTTCACCAAAATTCACCGACAAAAACATTACATTACCTTCCATTGTGTCACGATTGAACCCAAGTTGGAATGAAAGTTGTACTGATGCTGACTATGATCGTCAATTCTTGAAGAGCAGTGAATTGATGGGTACTGTATTTGTGAGTTTATTGGAAGGATACGGTAAAAGTTGGTTACCTGccaaatcaattgttgctAAGGCATTTGACAATAGATTTGAAGTTGACAAATCTGGTGAAATACTTGTATTGGATCAATTCTGTCCATGGAAAGAGCATTTGTATaacattgaaaaagaaaacaatgCTGAAGGTTTGATCAAATTTGTGTTATTCAAAGATTCGAGTGGAAAATGGAGAGTATCAACAGTCTCCGTCACCTCAACCTCTTTTGAATTTAGATTGGGACTTCCACAAGAATTAAGAGGGTTAAGGGACCAAGAATTAAGTGAAAAATCAGGAATTGATAGTTGTATATTTATTCATGCTGCTGGATTTATTGGAGGAGCTAATACTAAAGAAGCCGTTTTGGAATTAGCCAGATTGTCTTTGAATACAAAATAGAGTACATAAGAAAATGATAGTAAGTAGTCTTATAATTGTCAAGAATTCAACACACTCCAAATCGAACAGTCATTCTTTGCTATATAGTGTAGTTGGGTGACGACTTCCCAATAAGTTGTTCCcacttcttttttggtttgttgttgtctcTACTATTATAATGCGGTTCATTGTTGGTAAGCGCAATTTCGGATGGATGTTTGGAATTTCATTTATCCGAGAGCAGAAAATGAACTTTTGTTACCCAAGCTAATGGTTTTCTTCAAGGCTAACCTTGCCCACATTTCAACCACAGCGCAAAAGCGCTTTTCATATTTTCACAATTTGTAAGGCAAAGTTGGAAGGTAAAcccaagaaaaattgtaaTCGTTTTGAAATGTAGTAATTGTAAGCACAGTGTTTTGCGAGGAATTATAAAATATCCGATGAGTTTACTTGGCATGGGTTTACATCGCATCCACATTCCTAATTAGGCATTAAGGTAAAACTggactttctttttctcgTTCACATTGTATTCAAGTGGGTGGTCATTAAAGTTTTATGAGGAGCAACAAAAGTCATTCAATACATAAATGTTTACCTACTACAAGAGAAACAACTCGTTGTTTGATCATTAAGTTATAGATCCCCTCGATGAATAACTATGGCACGGAACAACGACGGAataaaataacaaaacaagaaagTCCTACACAAAACCGTTTGCCtttttttgcaaatttCGTAACTGTGTTACTTTTTTTCGCATTTACAATTGCGTTAAAATTGAGGAAAAGCAGCTTATACCAGACTGTGAAGATTCATTAAAGTTGTTATTTAAAAGCCATAGATTGATATTACAATATATGTCATTATTATATGATCCACTAACCTTCTAAACAAACATATAGTATTCTTGTCTGTCAACTGTCATCCAAAATTTTAGACttaactttcttttttatctAAGGTGTTTTGCGCTTTTCATGCACTGCATGGTACACAAAGCTTAGTTTCAAAAGTAagaaaaaactgaaaaGCAAAATATCCTGCATATACCAAATCTTATTAATCAtcatttggaaaaaaaaaatctctTCGATATCTCTCTTAAATTAGaaacaatatatatatagacCCCCTTCACCCAATTTATGGTATTCATATTACTGTTTACTGTTTTTTCTCCCccttttttcttatttaaTACAACTTTAGATGTGTACACTTTTTAGTCAACAACTATGAAGGAAGGTGCTAGTGTATTAAGTATTTCATCAGAAAATCAAGTTGGTGTCAAAGTTCGTAATTTGACAGTATCTGTTaaatcacaacaacaaaaaacaactaAACATACTGAAGATCAGGAGGCACAATATGAACAAGGAACATCCAAGATATTAAACAACTTGTCATTTGATATCGAATGTGGTCAACTTGTGGCAATTATGGGTGGGTCAGGTAGTGGGAAAACCACATTATTAAACACTTTATCACAACGaaccaatatcaataataaaaacttGGGGTTTTCTGGATCTGTTACCTATGAAACTTCTAGTCTGAATAAACATATCAAGCATGCATATCTTTTACAAACAGATATATTTTTGCCTGGGTTGACCGTATGGGAAACATTATCAACACAAGCAGACTTACGATTACCTTCACATGTCactaaacaagaaaaaattgaattgattgaatatattttaGATGTTCTTGAATTAAGTCACCTTAAAAATACATATGTGGCTTCATTTTCCCTGAATGCAAGTACTTTATCTGGAGGAGAGCAAAGACGAGTATCATTGGCCATACAAATGTTGTCGAAACCAGCAATTCTATTTCTTGACGAACCAACAACTGGACTAGatacatcatcatctttgaAATTAGTTCACGTTTTGAAGAAACTAGCGTCACCAGAATACGGGATCACTATTATTTTATCCATTCACCAACCAAGACCTGAGATTGGACAACTTTTTGATAagatttgtttgttgaCCAGAGGAGGAAGACTTGTTTACTTTGGAAATTTGGCCAATGCCGAGATGTATTTCAATAATCTCAACTTTTTGGGCAGAGATTCAGATGATCATTCAAAACACATTTTGGAATACATTATGGATTTATCAGTGAAAGACACAACATCAGTTGAAAAGGAACAACAAACAGTAGAaagaatcaacaaattggtACAAACATGGAGTAATAATCATCAGTTCCAGCAACAACAGGAAGAAAACAGATCTTCCAAAGAATCACAtcaattcaagaaaaacTTGACGCTTTTCAGTAAACCAAAAACAGATAAGATTTCTTTCTGGCAGGAAGTTAACGTCTTGACGAAACGAACATTTAAATTGACTTTCCGTGATTATAAACGTTTACTAGTTTTC
This genomic stretch from Candida albicans SC5314 chromosome 1, complete sequence harbors:
- a CDS encoding uncharacterized protein (Ortholog(s) have RNA binding activity, role in rRNA processing and ribosome localization), yielding MFKKPAQIKPSSNIKTSERKRLLSCIADAYSLPLEELTKEETEKILPSTIKKASFVSFEKVSGSIYFDENEVPVWFHTRDSDIYPTIFTLMKYPTILPTIATHPHVLGVLAKGADLMLPGTVPPFDKRAVKGAIVGIVSHDNPQKVTAIGHCKLNMTQFDSVVGRSGVAVEIIHHLDDTLLEKKELTIPVSDTVKEQSNETVPEPKPAKEQKHELPELTTEEIDNLFIKSIKSVNNIELPTPASTFMSYVNKNVPSSITMKKTSWKKASKFLKEMAKLNYIKVKGKDEELSIIQLNITTSESNATPKTKSKPTSTSNASPNTLKVIPLYKPTKNLRLFFNKLDAEYDEYFTAAAAKSLLESYIKKFSLVADDPKLIKPDAELGTKTEMPRDQLLKHFLTKFSPYYQINNSVVYKGTPPKIEIVTELKIGRKVVTRVSNYEKFEIKTETLAKELRNKCSGSSTIVDNDVQVQGPHGKLIIDILKEKGVPVSYINFEDKTKKKKNKK
- a CDS encoding uncharacterized protein (Protein of unknown function; present in exponential and stationary growth phase yeast cultures), with the translated sequence MKISSSLISSINKPTRIVPLMSVSKKIKLDNMAKICTHSGSFHADESLAVYLLKLLPKYSQAELVRSRNPEDWESSDIVVDVSGKYDGVKYFDHHQREFDTTFNENYTTKLSSAGLVYKHFGKEIIKGVLKLEDGNPNIELLYDKIYKEFVESLDANDNGISNYPKDISPKFTDKNITLPSIVSRLNPSWNESCTDADYDRQFLKSSELMGTVFVSLLEGYGKSWLPAKSIVAKAFDNRFEVDKSGEILVLDQFCPWKEHLYNIEKENNAEGLIKFVLFKDSSGKWRVSTVSVTSTSFEFRLGLPQELRGLRDQELSEKSGIDSCIFIHAAGFIGGANTKEAVLELARLSLNTK